In the Phycisphaerae bacterium genome, one interval contains:
- a CDS encoding tetratricopeptide repeat protein produces the protein MPRRDQLEKMLQAEPGDVFLNFALAMELLKNGETDTALHQFDRVIELDRNYVAAYFQKAQLLSELGRTADARAVLESGLHAARNVGDSHAEMELGDFLAQLDE, from the coding sequence ATGCCCAGACGTGATCAACTCGAGAAAATGCTCCAGGCCGAACCGGGGGACGTCTTTCTGAACTTCGCCCTGGCCATGGAACTGCTCAAGAATGGGGAAACCGACACGGCCCTTCACCAGTTCGACCGCGTCATCGAGCTGGATCGAAACTACGTAGCCGCGTACTTCCAGAAAGCCCAGCTTCTGTCCGAATTGGGCCGAACGGCGGATGCCCGCGCGGTACTCGAATCCGGCTTGCATGCCGCCCGGAACGTCGGAGACTCGCACGCCGAAATGGAACTCGGTGATTTTCTCGCCCAGCTCGATGAATGA
- a CDS encoding PilT/PilU family type 4a pilus ATPase has protein sequence MSEQPTSPKETMEKLLGGMGQLGASDLHVKVRYAPYYRIAGHLRKVDMAPLPDTRFVEEMFLELVPESRREEFAAGDLDFSTRGPTGDRFRINVYRSMGELHAAVRRVQSNIPSFEDLHLPKVYYDTITKCFEGLILVSGVTGSGKSSTLAAMLEYINQHRAMHVITVEDPIEYAFTPRKSIIAQREIGIDVPNYEEAMRFVVRQDPDCILIGELRDKNTMRAALQAAETGHLVLGSLHVSDVQQTFARILEFFPREEHHFIRSSLANSLKAIFCQRLLPGIDKGTRFPATEVLLSNPIVKDKIVREEDGDLPAIIAQSVDDGMHNFTLSLCELVEKELVHYDTAMDYAPSRESLASAVKGIKAAHTSLIGKVRSRST, from the coding sequence TTGAGCGAACAACCGACCTCTCCGAAGGAGACGATGGAGAAGCTGCTGGGCGGCATGGGCCAGCTCGGTGCTTCCGATCTTCACGTCAAAGTCCGCTACGCGCCTTATTACCGCATCGCCGGGCACCTGCGCAAGGTGGACATGGCGCCGCTGCCGGATACCCGCTTCGTCGAGGAGATGTTTCTCGAACTGGTACCCGAATCCCGTCGGGAGGAATTTGCCGCCGGTGACCTGGACTTTTCCACGCGCGGCCCGACAGGGGATCGTTTCCGGATCAATGTCTACCGCTCGATGGGCGAGCTGCATGCAGCGGTGCGCCGTGTGCAGAGCAACATTCCCTCGTTTGAAGACCTGCACCTGCCCAAGGTCTATTACGACACGATCACGAAGTGCTTCGAGGGGCTGATCCTGGTCAGCGGCGTGACCGGCTCGGGCAAGAGCAGCACGCTTGCGGCCATGCTCGAGTACATCAATCAGCATCGGGCGATGCACGTGATTACGGTGGAAGACCCGATCGAGTATGCCTTCACGCCGCGAAAGTCCATCATCGCCCAGCGCGAAATCGGCATTGACGTGCCCAACTACGAGGAAGCGATGCGCTTTGTCGTGCGGCAGGATCCGGACTGCATTCTGATCGGCGAGCTGCGAGACAAGAACACCATGCGCGCGGCGCTCCAGGCTGCGGAAACGGGACACCTCGTGCTGGGCTCGTTGCACGTTTCCGATGTGCAGCAGACGTTCGCCCGCATCCTGGAGTTCTTTCCCCGTGAAGAGCACCACTTCATCCGGTCTTCACTGGCCAACAGTCTCAAGGCGATCTTCTGCCAGCGCCTCCTTCCGGGTATCGACAAGGGAACGCGATTCCCGGCGACCGAGGTGCTGTTGAGCAACCCCATCGTGAAAGACAAGATCGTTCGTGAGGAAGACGGAGACCTGCCCGCCATCATCGCCCAGAGCGTGGACGACGGCATGCACAATTTCACGCTGTCGCTATGTGAACTCGTGGAAAAAGAGCTCGTCCATTACGACACGGCGATGGACTATGCCCCGAGCAGGGAATCGCTGGCTTCCGCAGTGAAGGGTATCAAGGCCGCCCACACCAGCCTGATTGGAAAGGTGCGTTCGCGGTCGACCTAG